In Rhododendron vialii isolate Sample 1 chromosome 9a, ASM3025357v1, the following are encoded in one genomic region:
- the LOC131300399 gene encoding uncharacterized protein LOC131300399 isoform X2 gives MNRMLVRRIASNRRGLRVVGRKTFCNDAAAEQSSSQASNDKQDTENTVRQHDIAIVGGGMVGMALACSLASTPLTKHLTVAIIDSNPTLGKEECFKKDDPPDPRVWDYTGLGYTRYNARDVDKEVLGCVVENKVLHRSLLSCIQDTDSQKTIYPSRLTSMNLAPSLSSMRVDGTSSGPSMSTSGGLAKLELADGNSLYAKLVVGADGSKSRVRELAGFKTTGWKYSQNAIICTVEHQEDNYCAWQRFLPSGPIALLPIGDKFSNIVWTMNPKESLDRKSLSEDDFVNALNHALDSGYGPRPQSQSFGDGSIFSWLRANVTSSASECFEVPPKVVKLASERMVFPLSLMHANQYASRRVVLIGDAAHTVHPLAGQGVNLGFGDAAALSRTIAEGVKVGTDVGEVSLLKRYEADRKLANLTMMAILDGFQKAYSVDFGPLNVLRAAAFHGVQHISPLKKSIISFASGEHRLPLFS, from the exons ATGAATAG AATGCTTGTGAGAAGAATTGCTTCGAATAGACGTGGGTTGAGAGTAGTTGGGAGGAAGACGTTTTGTAATGATGCAGCTGCAGAACAATCTAGTTCCCAAGCCAGCAAT GACAAACAGGATACAGAAAATACTGTTCGGCAGCATGACATTGCTATCGTTGGAGGAGGCATGGTTGGCATGGCTCTAGCTTGTTCCCTAG CAAGCACACCGTTGACAAAACATTTGACTGTCGCCATCATTGATAGCAATCCTACCTTGGGGAAGGAAGAATGTTTCAAGAAAGATGATCCCCCAGATCCAAGG GTTTGGGATTATACTGGCCTAGGATACACAAGATACAATGCCAGAGATGTAGATAAAGAAGTACTGGG ATGTGTGGTGGAGAATAAGGTGCTTCATAGATCTCTTTTGTCATGCATACAG GACACAGATTCCCAGAAGACAATATATCCTTCCAGGTTAACTTCAATGAATTTAGCTCCAAGCTTGTCATCCATGCGGGTGGATGGCACATCTTCTGGGCCATCCATGTCAACTAGTGGAGGTCTAGCAAAGCTGGAACTGGCCGATGGCAATAGCCTTTATGCAAAATTGGTG GTTGGAGCAGATGGTTCCAAGTCACGTGTCAGGGAATTAGCTGGATTCAAAACAACTGGATGGAAGTATTCACAGAATGCCATCATCTGTACTGTGGAACATCAAGAGGATAACTATTGTGCGTGGCAACGATTTCTACCTTCAGGTCCAATTGCACTTTTGCCAATAGGTGATAAGTTCAGCAATATTGTTTGGACTATGAACCCGAAAGAGTCATTGGACCGCAAATCATTGAGCGAGGATGATTTTGTCAATGCTTTAAATCATGCTTTGGATTCTGGATATGGCCCACGTCCTCAGTCGCAATCATTTGGTGATGGAAGCATATTTTCTTGGCTTAGAGCAAACGTGACGTCATCTGCTAGTGAGTGTTTTGAAGTTCCACCAAAAGTGGTCAAGCTGGCTTCAGAAAGAATGGTGTTTCCGCTATCTCTAATGCATGCTAATCAATATGCGTCTAGACGTGTAGTTCTAATCGGCGATGCTGCGCACACTGTTCATCCCTTGGCTGGCCAGGGGGTTAATTTGGGTTTTGGAGATGCAGCTGCTCTTTCAAGAACCATTGCTGAGGGTGTCAAAGTAGGGACTGACGTCGGGGAG GTATCTCTGCTGAAGAGGTACGAAGCAGATAGGAAATTGGCAAATCTTACAATGATGGCAATACTGGATGGTTTTCAGAAGGCATACTCTGTTGATTTTGGACCTCTAAATGTATTGCGAGCTGCTGCCTTTCATGGGGTGCAGCATATATCACCACTGAAGAAGAGTATCATCTCCTTCGCTTCAGGCGAGCACAGACTACCCCTTTTCTCTTGA
- the LOC131300399 gene encoding uncharacterized protein LOC131300399 isoform X1 — protein MNRMLVRRIASNRRGLRVVGRKTFCNDAAAEQSSSQASNDKQDTENTVRQHDIAIVGGGMVGMALACSLASTPLTKHLTVAIIDSNPTLGKEECFKKDDPPDPRVSTVTPATISFFKDIGAWEYVQQHRHTYFDKMQVWDYTGLGYTRYNARDVDKEVLGCVVENKVLHRSLLSCIQDTDSQKTIYPSRLTSMNLAPSLSSMRVDGTSSGPSMSTSGGLAKLELADGNSLYAKLVVGADGSKSRVRELAGFKTTGWKYSQNAIICTVEHQEDNYCAWQRFLPSGPIALLPIGDKFSNIVWTMNPKESLDRKSLSEDDFVNALNHALDSGYGPRPQSQSFGDGSIFSWLRANVTSSASECFEVPPKVVKLASERMVFPLSLMHANQYASRRVVLIGDAAHTVHPLAGQGVNLGFGDAAALSRTIAEGVKVGTDVGEVSLLKRYEADRKLANLTMMAILDGFQKAYSVDFGPLNVLRAAAFHGVQHISPLKKSIISFASGEHRLPLFS, from the exons ATGAATAG AATGCTTGTGAGAAGAATTGCTTCGAATAGACGTGGGTTGAGAGTAGTTGGGAGGAAGACGTTTTGTAATGATGCAGCTGCAGAACAATCTAGTTCCCAAGCCAGCAAT GACAAACAGGATACAGAAAATACTGTTCGGCAGCATGACATTGCTATCGTTGGAGGAGGCATGGTTGGCATGGCTCTAGCTTGTTCCCTAG CAAGCACACCGTTGACAAAACATTTGACTGTCGCCATCATTGATAGCAATCCTACCTTGGGGAAGGAAGAATGTTTCAAGAAAGATGATCCCCCAGATCCAAGGGTCAGTACCGTCACCCCTGCAACTATTTCCTTTTTCAAAG ATATTGGTGCTTGGGAATATGTTCAGCAGCATCGGCACACTTATTTTGACAAGATGCAG GTTTGGGATTATACTGGCCTAGGATACACAAGATACAATGCCAGAGATGTAGATAAAGAAGTACTGGG ATGTGTGGTGGAGAATAAGGTGCTTCATAGATCTCTTTTGTCATGCATACAG GACACAGATTCCCAGAAGACAATATATCCTTCCAGGTTAACTTCAATGAATTTAGCTCCAAGCTTGTCATCCATGCGGGTGGATGGCACATCTTCTGGGCCATCCATGTCAACTAGTGGAGGTCTAGCAAAGCTGGAACTGGCCGATGGCAATAGCCTTTATGCAAAATTGGTG GTTGGAGCAGATGGTTCCAAGTCACGTGTCAGGGAATTAGCTGGATTCAAAACAACTGGATGGAAGTATTCACAGAATGCCATCATCTGTACTGTGGAACATCAAGAGGATAACTATTGTGCGTGGCAACGATTTCTACCTTCAGGTCCAATTGCACTTTTGCCAATAGGTGATAAGTTCAGCAATATTGTTTGGACTATGAACCCGAAAGAGTCATTGGACCGCAAATCATTGAGCGAGGATGATTTTGTCAATGCTTTAAATCATGCTTTGGATTCTGGATATGGCCCACGTCCTCAGTCGCAATCATTTGGTGATGGAAGCATATTTTCTTGGCTTAGAGCAAACGTGACGTCATCTGCTAGTGAGTGTTTTGAAGTTCCACCAAAAGTGGTCAAGCTGGCTTCAGAAAGAATGGTGTTTCCGCTATCTCTAATGCATGCTAATCAATATGCGTCTAGACGTGTAGTTCTAATCGGCGATGCTGCGCACACTGTTCATCCCTTGGCTGGCCAGGGGGTTAATTTGGGTTTTGGAGATGCAGCTGCTCTTTCAAGAACCATTGCTGAGGGTGTCAAAGTAGGGACTGACGTCGGGGAG GTATCTCTGCTGAAGAGGTACGAAGCAGATAGGAAATTGGCAAATCTTACAATGATGGCAATACTGGATGGTTTTCAGAAGGCATACTCTGTTGATTTTGGACCTCTAAATGTATTGCGAGCTGCTGCCTTTCATGGGGTGCAGCATATATCACCACTGAAGAAGAGTATCATCTCCTTCGCTTCAGGCGAGCACAGACTACCCCTTTTCTCTTGA